One Succinispira mobilis DSM 6222 genomic window carries:
- a CDS encoding aminotransferase class I/II-fold pyridoxal phosphate-dependent enzyme yields METIIKNAQVQVGKYAATLEDISMFNTAKVLAAFKKYKVADYYFKATTGYAYSDAGRENLDLIYAEIFGAEAALVRTQFVSGTHALAVALLGVLQAGDELISATGTPYDTMQTVIGYKKDIPGSLVSLGITYKQVEMHDTGVDLEALGKAITPKTKLILIQRSRGYSARPSLTVAKIEEICTFVKTINPEIICFVDNCYGEFTEKLEPTQVGADLIAGSLIKNAGGGLAPTGGYIIGKSKLVELASYRLTAPGLGAEMGASLGDSTRLLYQGLFLAPHVVMQAIKGAVFAAEVFLNLGYEVYPLPEEPRSDIIQAITFNNKEKLVAFCQAIQSYSPVDAHALPIGGDLPGYEDSIIMAAGTFVQGASIELSADAPLREPYRAYLQGGLTYEHVFLAVSSAARDIGRV; encoded by the coding sequence TTGGAAACTATTATAAAAAATGCCCAAGTACAAGTAGGTAAGTATGCAGCAACTTTAGAAGATATCAGTATGTTTAATACAGCAAAAGTTTTAGCGGCCTTTAAAAAATATAAAGTGGCAGACTATTATTTTAAAGCAACTACGGGATATGCTTACTCTGATGCGGGTAGAGAAAACTTAGATTTGATTTATGCGGAAATTTTTGGGGCTGAAGCGGCACTAGTTAGAACCCAGTTTGTTTCAGGTACACACGCTTTAGCAGTTGCTTTATTGGGGGTTTTGCAAGCTGGTGATGAGTTGATTTCGGCAACAGGAACTCCTTATGATACAATGCAGACTGTTATTGGTTATAAAAAGGACATTCCGGGTTCGCTTGTGTCTCTAGGAATTACATATAAGCAGGTTGAGATGCACGATACTGGTGTGGATTTGGAGGCTTTAGGTAAAGCAATTACGCCTAAAACAAAATTGATTTTAATCCAACGTTCGCGTGGGTATTCGGCTCGCCCTAGTTTAACAGTAGCAAAGATTGAGGAAATTTGTACTTTTGTTAAAACAATAAATCCTGAGATAATATGTTTTGTGGATAATTGTTATGGTGAATTTACAGAAAAACTAGAACCAACACAGGTGGGGGCAGATCTTATTGCTGGCTCTTTGATAAAAAATGCCGGCGGAGGATTGGCTCCTACTGGTGGTTATATTATAGGTAAAAGTAAATTGGTGGAACTGGCCTCTTATCGTTTGACAGCACCAGGATTAGGAGCAGAGATGGGGGCAAGTTTAGGTGATAGTACCAGGCTTTTATACCAAGGTTTATTTTTAGCGCCGCATGTAGTTATGCAAGCTATTAAGGGCGCTGTTTTTGCTGCCGAAGTTTTTCTAAACCTAGGTTATGAAGTATATCCTTTACCGGAAGAGCCAAGGAGCGATATAATTCAAGCGATAACTTTTAATAATAAAGAAAAACTAGTAGCTTTTTGTCAAGCGATACAAAGTTACTCGCCCGTGGATGCACACGCTCTACCAATAGGTGGAGATTTGCCGGGCTACGAGGATAGCATAATCATGGCAGCCGGAACTTTTGTCCAAGGCGCTTCGATAGAACTAAGTGCAGATGCTCCTTTACGGGAACCATATCGAGCTTATTTGCAAGGTGGGCTCACTTATGAGCATGTTTTTTTAGCAGTTAGTTCAGCAGCGCGAGATATTGGTAGAGTATAG
- a CDS encoding PRC-barrel domain-containing protein, translating into MKKDTDMIGLSVLSVQEGSEIGTVERLLVDKKSFSVVALALSTDKWYEDYRVLNFKDIIGMSEELLTIEQANIAQICTAYPAFETLLANTVELVDSRIVSKTGKVLGEVVSYTLDDTGRIAEIDMLDTADELTTVAGDKIFSINNNILIIND; encoded by the coding sequence ATGAAGAAGGATACCGACATGATTGGGTTGAGCGTTTTAAGCGTTCAAGAAGGTTCGGAAATAGGCACAGTTGAGAGATTATTAGTGGATAAAAAATCATTTTCTGTGGTAGCTTTAGCATTAAGTACTGACAAGTGGTATGAGGATTATAGAGTACTTAATTTTAAAGATATTATTGGTATGAGTGAAGAACTGTTGACGATTGAACAAGCAAATATCGCACAAATTTGTACTGCATACCCTGCATTTGAAACATTACTAGCAAATACTGTAGAATTAGTTGATAGTAGAATTGTAAGTAAAACTGGTAAAGTTTTAGGTGAAGTAGTTAGTTATACTCTTGATGACACAGGACGTATTGCTGAAATTGATATGTTAGATACGGCAGATGAATTAACTACTGTAGCTGGGGACAAAATCTTTTCTATAAATAATAATATACTCATCATCAACGATTAA
- a CDS encoding PRC-barrel domain-containing protein, with amino-acid sequence MKRVTDFFDLAVLEITNASEFARVDKLVVDRIAFKLVGFAVEDTCWYQGKKYLAFDKLIGIHEDVLTVNSQADVVQLKEEQYNELAATDVEVFLSRVITRKGSFIGYVEDFYIDDQGNIIAYEISKEDSQEYMLVDKKQVCSLGKDILVLVEDFEFTVLTVPEDAEQQELNYSTPAEELEEESFEPNLPLELQPVDGHEAEEQISLQDATNAIDEVVEEEEEDVAPEVQFTAPKAKEIAATEEQAPAAKIEDKQKQFILGKTSSKTIVTDNGVVIIEEGNMITEETIQRAKLAGKFMELLMNLQH; translated from the coding sequence GTGAAAAGAGTAACAGATTTTTTTGATTTGGCTGTTCTAGAAATAACTAATGCTAGTGAATTTGCTCGAGTTGATAAACTCGTAGTAGATAGAATAGCTTTCAAATTGGTTGGTTTTGCGGTAGAAGATACATGTTGGTATCAAGGGAAAAAATATTTAGCATTTGATAAATTAATTGGGATTCATGAAGATGTTTTAACAGTAAATTCACAAGCTGATGTAGTGCAACTTAAAGAAGAGCAATATAATGAACTTGCAGCTACAGATGTAGAAGTTTTTTTAAGTAGAGTAATAACTCGTAAAGGTAGTTTTATAGGCTATGTTGAGGATTTCTACATTGATGATCAAGGTAATATTATTGCCTATGAAATATCTAAAGAAGACAGCCAAGAATATATGTTGGTGGATAAAAAGCAAGTTTGTTCTTTGGGTAAAGATATTTTAGTTTTAGTGGAAGATTTTGAATTTACGGTACTTACTGTACCAGAAGACGCTGAGCAACAAGAACTTAATTATTCTACGCCGGCAGAAGAACTTGAAGAGGAAAGTTTTGAACCTAACTTACCCTTAGAATTACAGCCAGTTGATGGACATGAAGCGGAAGAACAAATATCTTTACAAGATGCAACTAATGCTATTGATGAAGTTGTTGAAGAAGAGGAAGAAGATGTTGCGCCAGAAGTTCAGTTCACGGCTCCTAAAGCTAAAGAAATAGCTGCTACGGAAGAGCAAGCGCCGGCAGCAAAAATAGAAGATAAGCAAAAACAATTTATTTTAGGCAAAACATCTTCTAAGACAATAGTTACAGATAATGGTGTAGTTATTATAGAAGAAGGCAATATGATAACCGAAGAAACAATTCAAAGAGCAAAGCTTGCTGGCAAATTTATGGAATTGCTCATGAATTTACAACACTAA
- a CDS encoding peptidoglycan binding domain-containing protein: MQCGKRKFYGFVALITLVTIFFVASVSFDIGEQIVENIRIQNVAVGKLTRTQALQELKQQIRKPVLKLSYKNKNYYITPEDIAYGYDYQASIEQVYQVGRIPQENIYQRYVDIYYTRQYGRSYQLVCTYDKELLHTKIQEIIREIQIQPQDAKLIGSTQQNNLQVEQIGVLVEAYGLYYQILEALHKGQDCEIRIETLNFLPGRYAQDLVKFKKMLGRQSFSSDEADLALIDCLDGIVWKKNTSISWQQQLNRIEKSTNYSIPKGNSQLMLEGFYQLSQQLQLFSERISLDEAGKLIVQKGNLDLIIRNNSNQDIYISCYKERNKIYLEFWGEN; encoded by the coding sequence ATGCAATGCGGGAAGCGTAAATTTTACGGTTTTGTTGCTTTAATTACACTTGTTACAATTTTTTTTGTAGCAAGTGTTTCTTTTGATATTGGAGAACAGATTGTAGAAAATATAAGAATTCAAAATGTTGCCGTAGGCAAATTAACTAGAACGCAAGCTTTGCAAGAGTTGAAACAGCAAATACGAAAGCCAGTGTTAAAGTTAAGTTATAAAAATAAGAACTATTATATTACACCAGAAGATATTGCCTACGGGTATGATTATCAAGCTAGCATAGAACAAGTTTATCAGGTAGGGCGAATTCCTCAAGAAAATATATACCAACGCTATGTGGATATTTATTACACTAGACAGTATGGGCGAAGTTATCAATTAGTTTGTACATATGATAAAGAATTGTTGCATACTAAAATTCAAGAAATCATAAGAGAAATTCAAATTCAACCGCAAGATGCTAAGCTAATTGGCAGTACCCAACAAAATAATTTGCAAGTAGAACAAATAGGTGTTTTAGTAGAAGCCTACGGCTTATACTATCAGATTTTGGAAGCTTTACACAAAGGGCAAGATTGTGAAATTAGAATTGAAACACTTAATTTTTTGCCAGGGCGATATGCACAAGATTTAGTGAAATTTAAAAAAATGTTAGGGCGACAAAGTTTTTCTAGTGATGAAGCAGACTTAGCTTTGATAGATTGTTTAGATGGAATTGTTTGGAAGAAAAACACTAGTATTTCTTGGCAACAGCAGTTAAATAGAATTGAAAAAAGCACCAACTATAGTATCCCAAAAGGCAACTCGCAGCTGATGCTAGAGGGATTTTATCAACTAAGTCAACAATTACAACTGTTTTCGGAACGAATATCATTAGATGAAGCAGGAAAGCTCATTGTGCAAAAAGGTAATCTAGATTTAATTATTAGAAATAACAGTAACCAAGATATTTATATAAGTTGCTATAAGGAAAGAAATAAAATTTATTTAGAGTTTTGGGGAGAAAATTAA
- the pap gene encoding polyphosphate:AMP phosphotransferase codes for MLLKSLDVELSVEKKEFTKLLKARYEKLAELQRELQERQIPTIIVIEGWFGSGKGEVINSILQALDPRGFKLCSGYNSSSDAFLRPFFWQYWLNLPAKGQFALFERSWYHRTVMENFKNDVPVYEASVKYTDINDFENSLIYDNATIIKFFLNVSEKHLKKRVRTLSKKIQHIFEITDYDAMEIENYDHFFEAYQDMIRQTNTNVAPWIIVEADDLNYAKLKTFDYLINLLSERLNITTFTPHLLFDKPILNDTFTQKKDSFANIDLKTRMLKIDYEDKLSALQEQLKDLQFELYRKQIPVVLAFEGWDAAGKGGAIRRLTMPLDPRIYYVIPIAAPTSAEKSVNYLARFWRSMPRKGHIAIFDRSWYGRVLVERVEKFATEQEWRRAYSEINKMEAQLVHDEAIVCKFWIHIDKDEQYKRFKEREVDPKKEWKLTEEDWRNREKWDLYQEAANDMFAQTNTKVAPWVIVAGNCKYSARIQVIKTVISQIEKKLGKK; via the coding sequence ATGCTATTAAAGTCATTGGATGTAGAACTTTCTGTCGAAAAAAAAGAGTTTACTAAATTACTAAAAGCCCGTTACGAAAAACTAGCTGAACTACAACGCGAATTACAAGAACGGCAAATACCAACAATAATCGTCATTGAAGGTTGGTTTGGTTCGGGCAAGGGAGAAGTTATTAATTCTATCTTACAAGCTCTTGATCCACGCGGTTTCAAACTATGCTCTGGCTATAATAGTTCATCCGATGCTTTTTTAAGACCTTTTTTTTGGCAATATTGGTTAAATCTCCCCGCTAAAGGACAATTTGCTTTATTTGAACGTAGTTGGTATCATCGTACTGTTATGGAAAACTTTAAAAATGATGTTCCTGTTTATGAAGCTAGCGTTAAATACACAGATATCAATGACTTTGAAAACAGCTTAATCTATGACAATGCGACTATCATCAAGTTTTTTTTAAATGTTTCAGAAAAACACCTAAAAAAACGTGTCCGCACCTTAAGTAAAAAAATTCAACATATTTTCGAAATTACAGACTATGATGCTATGGAAATTGAAAATTATGATCATTTTTTCGAAGCCTATCAAGATATGATTCGTCAAACTAACACTAATGTTGCTCCCTGGATTATTGTCGAAGCAGATGATTTAAACTACGCCAAATTAAAAACATTTGATTATTTGATTAATCTCCTCTCCGAACGTTTAAATATAACAACTTTTACGCCTCATCTACTTTTTGATAAACCAATACTTAATGACACTTTCACGCAAAAAAAAGACAGCTTTGCCAATATTGATTTAAAAACAAGAATGCTTAAGATTGATTATGAAGATAAGTTATCAGCATTACAAGAGCAGCTTAAGGACTTGCAGTTTGAATTATACCGCAAACAAATTCCAGTTGTTTTAGCTTTTGAGGGCTGGGATGCAGCTGGCAAAGGCGGAGCAATTAGACGTTTAACAATGCCCCTTGATCCTCGAATTTATTATGTTATTCCTATAGCCGCCCCCACCTCTGCCGAAAAATCGGTTAACTATTTAGCTCGTTTTTGGCGTAGTATGCCTCGCAAAGGACATATTGCTATTTTTGACCGCAGCTGGTATGGGCGTGTTTTAGTTGAAAGAGTAGAGAAGTTTGCAACTGAACAAGAATGGCGGCGAGCTTACTCCGAAATAAATAAAATGGAGGCACAGTTAGTTCATGATGAAGCAATTGTTTGTAAATTTTGGATACATATCGATAAAGACGAACAGTATAAACGCTTCAAAGAACGTGAAGTCGATCCCAAGAAAGAGTGGAAGTTAACAGAAGAAGATTGGCGCAATCGCGAAAAATGGGATTTATATCAAGAAGCTGCTAACGATATGTTTGCTCAAACTAATACTAAAGTGGCCCCTTGGGTAATAGTTGCTGGTAATTGCAAATACTCTGCGCGTATTCAAGTTATTAAGACTGTAATTAGCCAAATAGAAAAAAAATTAGGGAAAAAATAA
- a CDS encoding metallophosphoesterase family protein, translating to MRYLVLSDSHGEMQNLHQLLDLQIPVQGYLHAGDFAQDADFIRHETALPVYAVYGNSDYNRQAYKPDLFLELSGYNIWLTHGHRYLDNNQNIELLLEQAQLVDANIVIFGHTHTPYVHKEANILFLNPGSISRPRNGSYKSFAILDLSQLEAQVEFHSL from the coding sequence ATGCGTTATCTAGTTCTAAGTGATTCCCATGGAGAAATGCAAAATCTGCACCAGTTATTAGATTTGCAAATACCAGTTCAAGGCTATTTACACGCCGGCGACTTTGCTCAAGATGCTGATTTTATTCGACACGAAACAGCCCTGCCAGTCTATGCAGTTTATGGTAATAGTGATTATAACCGCCAAGCTTATAAACCTGATTTGTTTTTAGAGTTATCCGGCTATAATATTTGGTTAACACATGGACATCGTTATCTTGACAATAATCAAAATATTGAATTATTATTGGAGCAAGCCCAACTCGTTGACGCCAATATTGTAATTTTCGGGCACACGCACACACCCTATGTACATAAAGAAGCCAATATCTTATTTTTAAATCCTGGTAGCATTAGTCGGCCCCGTAATGGTAGTTATAAGAGTTTTGCTATTTTAGACTTATCCCAACTCGAAGCACAAGTTGAGTTTCATTCGCTCTAG
- a CDS encoding XTP/dITP diphosphatase: protein MQEIIIASKNSGKVLEFQELFINFPCKIISLQELPAVVEPEETGNTFLANATLKAQYYAKHYHKPCLADDSGIAVEALAGAPGVYSARYAGPKASDLDNIKLLLANMQDVDNRACQFICALALVNAQGELLFTAQGECKGNLLTEPQGTNGFGYDPIFYSLDLNKSLATASASEKNSISHRARALQRLVKDLESYYALSSSK from the coding sequence ATGCAAGAAATTATTATTGCTTCCAAAAACTCTGGGAAAGTGCTCGAATTTCAGGAGTTGTTTATAAATTTCCCCTGTAAAATTATTTCGCTCCAAGAATTGCCTGCGGTTGTTGAACCTGAAGAAACTGGCAATACTTTTCTCGCTAATGCTACATTAAAAGCACAGTATTATGCTAAACACTATCATAAACCATGTTTGGCGGATGATTCTGGTATTGCCGTCGAGGCTTTAGCTGGTGCCCCTGGCGTTTATTCTGCCCGTTATGCCGGCCCTAAAGCCTCAGATTTAGATAATATTAAATTACTGCTAGCTAATATGCAAGATGTAGATAATCGGGCTTGTCAATTTATCTGTGCATTAGCACTAGTTAACGCCCAAGGGGAATTATTATTTACTGCCCAAGGGGAATGCAAAGGTAATTTGCTAACTGAGCCTCAGGGCACAAATGGCTTTGGTTATGATCCAATTTTTTATTCACTAGACTTAAATAAAAGTTTAGCTACAGCTAGCGCTTCTGAAAAAAACTCTATTAGTCATCGTGCACGCGCTTTGCAAAGACTTGTCAAAGATTTGGAGAGTTATTATGCGTTATCTAGTTCTAAGTGA
- a CDS encoding mechanosensitive ion channel family protein yields the protein MLQSMIHRVLAEYGVQKQNIVEVGTWVIIIGSLVLSVILYNIFRQLLKRLALRISLANRKYSWLKVFVEKRVFDWLAHILPVYILFVLGEIFAKYEDKIFLLGKVYFSVMVAVITARVLDALAALYNKAHEGQANIRPINSYVDLLKIIVYSFSGLLIIAILFKQSLLTILSGIGALTAVFLLVFRDTLLGLVASVQISTYNLVQIGDWIELQKYGIDGKVEDINLNTMKIRNFDNSVSVLPTHMVISESFRNWRGMEESGGRRIKRHVLIDVDSIKTIHDFDWNLIVKNSASVLQEQDRRLTNVGILQAYLQRYLQAHPQVSNNLNIVVRQLQPNDFGLPIEIYCYSLEKDLLPYEAIQSEIMEEIFTILPILNLRMYQRPSTYGQRQLATNEYHNLLQEDFLNLKRP from the coding sequence ATGCTACAAAGTATGATTCATCGTGTATTAGCAGAATATGGTGTGCAAAAGCAAAATATCGTTGAAGTAGGCACATGGGTAATAATTATCGGTAGTTTAGTACTAAGTGTGATTTTATATAATATTTTCCGCCAATTATTAAAAAGATTAGCCTTGCGAATAAGTTTGGCTAATAGAAAATATTCTTGGTTAAAAGTTTTTGTGGAAAAAAGGGTTTTTGATTGGCTAGCACATATTTTGCCAGTTTATATATTATTTGTTTTAGGTGAAATTTTTGCTAAATATGAAGATAAGATTTTTTTGTTAGGTAAGGTATATTTTAGTGTAATGGTAGCAGTTATTACGGCTAGAGTTCTAGATGCTTTAGCGGCTTTATATAATAAGGCGCATGAAGGGCAGGCGAATATTCGCCCGATTAACAGTTATGTAGACTTGTTAAAAATTATTGTGTATTCTTTTTCGGGCTTATTAATTATTGCAATTTTGTTCAAGCAATCTTTACTAACAATATTAAGTGGTATTGGAGCCTTAACAGCAGTGTTTCTCTTGGTGTTTAGAGATACCTTACTAGGATTAGTTGCTAGTGTGCAAATTTCAACTTATAATTTGGTGCAAATTGGTGACTGGATAGAATTACAAAAATATGGAATTGATGGTAAGGTAGAGGATATTAACTTAAACACTATGAAAATCAGAAACTTTGATAATAGCGTATCTGTACTACCAACGCATATGGTGATTTCAGAATCTTTCCGAAACTGGCGCGGTATGGAAGAATCAGGCGGGCGACGAATTAAACGGCATGTGCTAATAGATGTAGATAGTATTAAGACTATTCATGATTTTGATTGGAATTTAATTGTAAAAAATTCTGCGTCTGTTTTGCAAGAACAAGATCGCCGCCTCACTAACGTCGGAATTTTACAAGCTTATTTACAACGTTATTTACAAGCACATCCGCAAGTGAGCAATAACCTAAATATTGTGGTTAGACAGCTACAACCAAACGATTTTGGTTTGCCCATTGAAATCTATTGTTACAGCCTAGAGAAAGATTTATTACCTTACGAAGCAATTCAATCGGAGATAATGGAAGAGATATTTACCATTTTACCAATTTTAAATTTACGTATGTACCAACGTCCCTCTACTTATGGGCAACGTCAATTAGCAACGAATGAATATCACAACTTGCTTCAAGAAGATTTTTTAAACTTAAAACGTCCCTAA
- the rpsO gene encoding 30S ribosomal protein S15 yields the protein MLTNTEKQELILAYRVNEFDTGSPEVQIAILTAKIKYLTEHLKEHKKDHHSRRGLLKMVGQRRGLLNYVAGKDIERYRNLIARLGIRK from the coding sequence ATGTTAACAAATACTGAAAAACAAGAATTAATTCTTGCTTATCGTGTGAACGAGTTCGATACTGGTTCTCCAGAAGTTCAAATTGCTATTTTAACTGCAAAGATTAAATATCTTACTGAGCATTTGAAAGAGCATAAAAAAGATCATCATTCACGTCGTGGCTTATTAAAAATGGTAGGACAACGTAGAGGCCTACTTAATTATGTAGCTGGCAAAGATATTGAACGTTACCGTAACTTGATTGCAAGATTAGGTATCCGTAAATAA
- the pnp gene encoding polyribonucleotide nucleotidyltransferase translates to MSNVFTKQFHGKTVVIESGKLAKQANGSVMVRCGETAVLVAVTGSTQPRDGVDFFPLTVDFEEKMYAVGKIPGGFIKREGRPSEAAILTSRLIDRPIRPMFPDGYRNDVQIVATAMSVEQDFQPDTLAMLGASCALCISDIPFNGPIAGVRVGLIEGKYIINPTVSEQEVSELNLVVAGTSEAILMVEAGAKEISEAVMLEAILFGHEAIKELVAFQVEIAAQIGKAKRELVVYAPPEAILNEITEFALEKVQNVLQIHEKLEREEALEALRAEVNQLFIEKYPDNKKDISYVFQKLVKKTVRKMITVDKIRPDGRAVDEIRPISCEVGILARAHGSGLFTRGQTQVLTVTTLGPLGDGQILDGLGLEDSKRYMHHYNFPPYSVGEARPLRSPGRREIGHGALAERALVPVIPTEAEFPYALRLVSEVLESNGSSSMGSVCGSTLSLMQAGVPIKAPVSGVAMGLVKDGEYFTILTDIQGMEDALGDMDFKVAGTAKGITAIQMDIKIDGINKEIFEQALEQAKRGRAFILDKMMQAINTPNEELSKYAPRIITLQIKPDKIRDVIGPGGKVIKSIIDQTGVKIDIEDDGKVFIAAVDETAAQKAIKIIEQLTAEVEVGKAYLGKVTRLMQFGAFVEILPGKEGLVHISQLALERVNKVEDVVSVGDEIIVKVTEVDRQGRVNLSRKEILQEKA, encoded by the coding sequence ATGAGTAATGTATTTACTAAACAGTTTCATGGGAAAACTGTTGTAATTGAGTCTGGAAAATTAGCAAAACAAGCTAATGGCTCAGTAATGGTTAGATGTGGAGAAACAGCGGTATTGGTAGCAGTAACAGGTTCAACACAACCACGAGATGGCGTGGATTTTTTTCCGTTAACAGTAGATTTTGAAGAAAAAATGTATGCCGTTGGTAAAATACCAGGTGGCTTTATAAAAAGAGAAGGTCGTCCAAGTGAAGCAGCAATTTTAACTAGCCGCTTAATTGATCGTCCAATTCGTCCGATGTTTCCAGATGGTTATAGAAATGATGTTCAAATCGTTGCTACAGCAATGTCCGTAGAGCAAGATTTCCAACCAGATACTTTGGCAATGCTAGGTGCTTCTTGTGCGCTTTGTATTTCAGATATTCCTTTTAATGGTCCAATTGCTGGGGTGCGTGTAGGCTTAATTGAGGGTAAATATATCATTAATCCAACTGTAAGTGAGCAAGAGGTAAGTGAATTAAATTTAGTGGTAGCAGGTACAAGCGAAGCAATTTTAATGGTAGAAGCAGGCGCTAAAGAAATTAGCGAAGCAGTAATGTTAGAGGCGATTTTATTTGGTCATGAAGCTATTAAAGAATTAGTAGCTTTCCAAGTAGAAATAGCTGCGCAAATTGGTAAGGCAAAACGCGAATTAGTAGTTTATGCTCCACCAGAAGCAATTTTAAATGAAATTACCGAATTTGCTTTAGAAAAAGTGCAAAACGTTTTGCAGATTCATGAAAAATTAGAACGTGAAGAAGCTTTAGAAGCTTTACGTGCTGAAGTAAATCAACTATTTATCGAAAAATATCCAGATAACAAAAAAGACATTAGCTATGTTTTCCAAAAATTAGTTAAGAAAACAGTCCGTAAAATGATAACTGTGGATAAAATTCGTCCTGATGGTCGTGCGGTGGATGAAATTCGCCCGATTTCTTGTGAAGTAGGTATTTTAGCTAGAGCACATGGTTCAGGTCTATTTACGCGTGGGCAAACACAAGTACTTACTGTAACCACTTTAGGGCCTTTGGGCGATGGACAAATTTTAGATGGATTAGGCTTAGAAGATTCTAAACGCTATATGCATCATTATAATTTTCCACCTTATAGTGTAGGCGAAGCTCGACCTTTACGTTCCCCAGGTAGACGGGAAATTGGTCATGGCGCTTTAGCAGAACGGGCTTTAGTACCAGTAATTCCAACTGAAGCTGAATTTCCTTACGCTTTGCGGTTAGTATCGGAAGTATTAGAGTCTAACGGTTCATCTTCTATGGGTAGTGTGTGCGGTAGCACGTTGTCTTTAATGCAAGCTGGTGTGCCGATTAAAGCGCCAGTATCTGGTGTGGCTATGGGACTTGTAAAAGATGGTGAATATTTCACGATTTTAACAGATATTCAAGGGATGGAAGATGCTTTAGGTGATATGGACTTTAAAGTTGCGGGAACTGCAAAAGGTATTACCGCAATTCAAATGGATATAAAAATAGATGGTATTAATAAAGAAATTTTTGAGCAAGCATTAGAACAAGCTAAACGTGGTAGGGCTTTTATTTTAGATAAGATGATGCAAGCGATTAATACGCCAAATGAAGAGTTATCTAAATATGCACCAAGAATTATTACTTTGCAAATTAAACCTGATAAAATCCGCGATGTTATTGGGCCTGGCGGCAAAGTAATTAAAAGCATTATCGATCAAACTGGTGTAAAAATTGACATTGAAGATGATGGTAAGGTCTTTATTGCAGCGGTTGATGAAACAGCAGCGCAAAAAGCCATAAAAATTATTGAACAACTTACAGCTGAAGTCGAAGTTGGCAAAGCTTATTTGGGTAAAGTAACACGCCTGATGCAATTTGGCGCATTTGTAGAAATTTTACCAGGTAAAGAAGGTCTTGTACATATTTCACAATTAGCTTTAGAGCGGGTTAATAAAGTGGAAGATGTTGTTTCAGTAGGCGATGAAATTATCGTAAAAGTTACTGAAGTAGATAGACAAGGCCGAGTTAACTTATCTAGAAAAGAAATTTTACAAGAAAAAGCCTAA
- a CDS encoding deoxyuridine 5'-triphosphate nucleotidohydrolase (catalyzes the formation of dUMP from dUTP) gives MRVRGFEVVSSFVGQDIVMPARKTQYSAGYDISALGDYVIEPKACVKIATGLKVCMLPDEFLGLHIRSSLAIKQELMLVNSQGIIDCDYYNNPDNEGHIIIVLRNLGQHQVVIRNGERIAQGIFYKYLCVDNEVAPQAVRSGGTGSTGK, from the coding sequence ATGCGGGTACGTGGTTTTGAAGTTGTAAGCAGTTTTGTGGGCCAGGACATTGTGATGCCTGCTCGCAAAACTCAATATTCAGCAGGCTATGACATTAGTGCTTTAGGTGATTATGTGATTGAGCCAAAAGCATGTGTTAAAATTGCAACTGGTCTTAAAGTCTGTATGTTGCCAGATGAATTTTTGGGTTTGCATATTCGCTCTAGTTTAGCAATTAAACAGGAATTAATGCTAGTAAATAGTCAAGGAATTATTGATTGTGATTACTATAATAATCCTGATAATGAAGGCCATATTATTATTGTTTTAAGGAATCTTGGTCAACACCAAGTAGTTATTCGTAATGGTGAACGGATTGCGCAAGGGATTTTTTATAAATATCTTTGTGTAGATAACGAAGTTGCTCCACAGGCAGTACGCAGTGGTGGCACAGGCAGTACGGGTAAGTAA